DNA sequence from the Streptomyces sp. CA-210063 genome:
ATCATGCCGCCCATGGAGTGGCCGACGAGCACGAACCGCTCGATCTTCAGGTGATCGAGGACGGCCAGGACGTCCCTTGCCAGCTCCTCGATCGTGCGCACCCCGGCGCCGCCGCTCTCGCCGTGCCCGCGCAGGTCGAGCCGGACCACGCGCCGTTTCGCGGAGAAGTGCGCCACCTGGTGGTCCCAGCGGTGCCGGTTCGCCGTCCAGCCGTGGACGAACACCAGGGGCACCCCGTCGCCGTCGCGGGGGCCCTCGTCGTCGTACGTCAGTGCGGCGCCGGCGACTTCGAGCTGCGGCATGAGGGCCTCCTGCGGTGCGATCCGGTTACTGGCCGGTACGGTATCCGCCGGCCCGGCCCCGCGTCATCGTCGTCCAGGGAAGTCCACCAAGGAAATCGAGGGTGCCCCCGCACTCGTTCATGACCGCCGGCTCCCGGAAATCGCGCGCGCCCGCGCCCAGGGCCCTGTTAGCTTCCCCCGGTGTTCTCACTCGGACAACCCGCGTTCTTCACCCGGCTGCGCGACGCGCGGCGCGTGCTCATAGCCGGTGCCGGTGGCGGTTTCGACGTCTACGCCGGTCTGCCGCTGGCCCTCGCCCTGCGTTCGGCGGGCAAGGAGGTCCATCTCGCGAACCTCTCGTTCGCCGATCTGTACGGCCTGAGCCTGGACGTGTGGCTGGAACAGGACGTCGCGGCCATCGGTCCGGACACCACGTTCCGGGGCGACTACTTCCCCGAGCGCGCCCTCGCCCAGTGGCTGGCCCTGCACCGGCTGCCCAGCACGGTGTACGCGCTCTCCCGTACGGGTGTCACACCCCTGCGGGCCGCGTATCGCGCGCTCCTCGACCATCTGGGCGGGGTGGACGCCGTCGTGCTGGTGGACGGCGGAACCGACATCCTGATGCGCGGCGACGAGCACGGGCTCGGGACGCCGGAGGAGGACATGGCGAGTCTGGGTGCTGTCGCCGGGCTCGACGAGGTCCCGGAGCGGCTGGTGGCGTGCCTCGGCTTCGGCGTGGACTCCTACCACGGGGTCAACCACTCGCTGGTCCTGGAGAACCTGGCCGCGCTGGAGCGCGACGGCGCCTACCTCGGCGCGTTCTCGCTGCCGCGCGACAGCCGTGAGGGGGCCCTGTATCTGGACGCGGTGGCCCATGCCCAGCGGTGTACGCCGGATCACCCGAGCATCGTGAACGGGTCGGTCGCGGCGGCCGTACGCGGCGAGTTCGGCGACGTCCGGTTCACCGACCGGACCCGGAACAGCGAACTGTTCATCAACCCGCTGATGGCCCTGTACTTCTGTGTGGACGCCGTCGGGCTCGCCCGCCGCAACCTCTATCTCGACCGGCTGGAGAAGACCGAACTCACCCGGCAGATCAGCTCGGTCATCGCGGAGTTCCGGGACGAACTTCCCCGGCAGCGCCAGCCACGCGCCTTCCCGCATTGACCGTGGGGGTCCGTGCGGAACAGATGACAGACTGACGCCATGGAAGAACGCGCATTCGGTAGGTCGGGTCAGCACGCGTCCGTGGTCGGTCTCGGCACATGGCAGCTGGGCGCCGACTGGGGAGACGTCGACGACAAGGAAGCCCTGGCGGTGCTGGAGGCGGCGGCCGAGTCGGGGGTGACCTTCTTCGACACGGCCGACGTCTACGGCGACGGGCGAAGCGAGGAGACCATCGCCACGTTCCTGCGGAGCAGGCCCGACCTCCATGTGTTCGTCGCGACGAAGATGGGCCGTCGCGTTGACCAGATCCCCGAGAACTACGTCCTCGACAACTTCCGGGCCTGGAACGACCGGTCCCGCCGCAACCTCGGCGTGGACCGCCTCGACCTGGTCCAGCTGCACTGTCCGCCCACGCCCGTCTACTCCTCGGACGAGGTGTTCGACGCCCTGGACACCCTGGTCGAGGAGGAGCGCATCGCCACGTACGGCGTCAGCGTGGAGACCTGTGCCGAGGCGCTGACGGCGATCGCCCGGCCGAACGTGGCGAGCGTGCAGATCATCCTCAACCCGTTCCGTATGAAGCCGCTCCTGGACGTCCTCCCGGCGGCCGAGAAGGCGGGCGTCGCGATCATCGCCCGTGTTCCGCTGGCGTCGGGGCTGCTGTCGGGCAAGTACACCAAGGACACGGTCTTCGCGGAGAACGACCACCGCACGTACAACCGGCACGGCGAGTCCTTCGACCAGGGCGAGACCTTCTCCGGCGTCGACTACGGGACGGGTGTCGAGGCGGCCGTCGAGTTCGCCGCGCTCGCTCCCGAGGGCTTCACTCCGGCCCAGTTGGCGCTGCGCTGGATCATCCAGCTGCCGGGTGTCACGACCGTGATCCCCGGTGCCCGCACCCCCGAGCAGGCCCGCGCCAACGCGGCCGCCGCCGCGCTGCCGGCGCTGCCCGAGGAGACGCTCACCGCGATCCGGGAGCTGTACGACCGGCGGATCAAGGAGCAGGTGGAGAGCCGCTGGTAGCAC
Encoded proteins:
- a CDS encoding DUF1152 domain-containing protein; protein product: MFSLGQPAFFTRLRDARRVLIAGAGGGFDVYAGLPLALALRSAGKEVHLANLSFADLYGLSLDVWLEQDVAAIGPDTTFRGDYFPERALAQWLALHRLPSTVYALSRTGVTPLRAAYRALLDHLGGVDAVVLVDGGTDILMRGDEHGLGTPEEDMASLGAVAGLDEVPERLVACLGFGVDSYHGVNHSLVLENLAALERDGAYLGAFSLPRDSREGALYLDAVAHAQRCTPDHPSIVNGSVAAAVRGEFGDVRFTDRTRNSELFINPLMALYFCVDAVGLARRNLYLDRLEKTELTRQISSVIAEFRDELPRQRQPRAFPH
- a CDS encoding aldo/keto reductase, with protein sequence MEERAFGRSGQHASVVGLGTWQLGADWGDVDDKEALAVLEAAAESGVTFFDTADVYGDGRSEETIATFLRSRPDLHVFVATKMGRRVDQIPENYVLDNFRAWNDRSRRNLGVDRLDLVQLHCPPTPVYSSDEVFDALDTLVEEERIATYGVSVETCAEALTAIARPNVASVQIILNPFRMKPLLDVLPAAEKAGVAIIARVPLASGLLSGKYTKDTVFAENDHRTYNRHGESFDQGETFSGVDYGTGVEAAVEFAALAPEGFTPAQLALRWIIQLPGVTTVIPGARTPEQARANAAAAALPALPEETLTAIRELYDRRIKEQVESRW